The following proteins are co-located in the Pedobacter sp. FW305-3-2-15-E-R2A2 genome:
- a CDS encoding insulinase family protein — protein sequence MKKNLQILAIGLVAQLAVYSPGYAQKKPVATKKSTTVQKHDGNVIPNDPNVKIGKLANGLTYYIRKNTEPKKRAELYLATRIGSLMENDDQQGLAHFTEHMAFNGSKDFPKNEMINYLQRAGVRFGADLNAYTGFNQTVYQLPIPTDSAEVFKSGFKILANWAGKIIMEGEEIDKERGVIIEEDRQRGKNAQERMSKQLLPLLLKGSRYENRLPIGKIELLKTFKHDKIRDFYKDWYRPNLQAVIAVGDFDVNEVEQLIKQNFSELTNPANPRPRLAYDLPDNKEPLLKVITDPEQPYNVAMVIYKQRGGVTKTTADFRKSLAYNMINSMLSARFQEILQKGNAPFLFAQTSFGPYQGGLVSNINAFQTTVVSSTGATLEKALTAGLAENERMSKFGFLQSELDVVKKNIAAGNEQRLKEKDKTPSSSFVQKYLNNFLEGSSIASTEYAYELTNKTLSQITLAEVNALAKTLITKENRIIVVQAPEKDKATLPTEAQLLAALQNAGKGITAYVDNSVNKPLLEKKPTAGKILTEKKVEVIGATELTLSNGIKVILKPTDFKNDQIIFSSFSKGGTSLAGNDDYQSAEMVSLISQSGVGEFNPTQLNKLLAGNTGSAGSYVSELYQGFSGSAAPRDLETAFQLVYAYATNPRKDVDIFNKNISDYKVVLANKSASPSSVFADTVQAVLASYNKRGMPTTLADLDKISLDKAFAFYKDRFADLGEQTFVFVGNFEVDKLKPLIETYIASLPTANKKQNFVDNGVNPPVGKISKTVYKGLEDKAAVELYLHGDYDYTPENNVQLEALKAALEIKILERLREKESGVYSPNVGLSVNKLPKAHYYFTISFSCATANVEKLIAAALDEVEKIKGSGATTDDIKKFKSEEQRQMELSLRNNNYWLNYISSCLKNGEDLGLFLQEKQMIEKVTVESTKATAEKYLNEDNYIRFVLMPQK from the coding sequence ATGAAAAAGAACCTTCAGATTCTGGCCATAGGACTTGTTGCTCAACTGGCTGTTTACAGTCCGGGTTATGCACAAAAGAAACCTGTTGCCACAAAAAAATCAACAACCGTTCAAAAACACGACGGCAATGTCATTCCGAATGACCCTAATGTAAAAATAGGTAAGCTTGCCAATGGCCTGACTTATTACATCAGAAAAAATACGGAGCCTAAAAAAAGGGCAGAACTTTACCTGGCTACCCGCATTGGTTCCTTAATGGAAAATGACGACCAGCAGGGACTGGCGCATTTTACGGAACATATGGCCTTTAATGGTTCTAAAGATTTTCCAAAGAACGAAATGATCAATTACCTGCAAAGAGCAGGGGTACGTTTCGGTGCCGACCTGAATGCCTATACCGGTTTCAACCAAACGGTCTACCAATTGCCGATCCCTACAGATAGTGCAGAAGTATTCAAATCCGGATTTAAAATCCTGGCCAACTGGGCAGGAAAAATCATCATGGAAGGTGAAGAAATTGACAAAGAACGTGGTGTCATCATCGAAGAAGACCGCCAGCGTGGAAAAAATGCACAGGAAAGAATGAGCAAGCAATTGTTACCCCTGTTATTGAAAGGCTCCCGTTATGAAAACCGCTTGCCAATCGGTAAAATAGAGCTGCTTAAAACATTTAAGCACGATAAAATCAGGGACTTCTACAAAGACTGGTACAGACCAAACCTTCAGGCAGTCATTGCAGTGGGTGACTTTGATGTCAATGAAGTAGAACAATTGATTAAGCAGAATTTCTCTGAACTGACAAATCCCGCAAATCCAAGACCTCGTTTGGCCTATGATCTTCCCGACAATAAGGAGCCATTGCTGAAAGTCATTACCGATCCTGAACAGCCTTACAACGTCGCGATGGTAATCTATAAACAACGTGGCGGGGTCACTAAAACAACAGCAGATTTCAGGAAAAGCCTGGCGTATAATATGATCAACAGTATGTTGAGCGCAAGGTTCCAGGAAATTCTTCAAAAAGGAAATGCTCCTTTCCTATTTGCCCAAACGAGTTTTGGTCCTTACCAGGGCGGTTTAGTCTCAAACATAAATGCTTTCCAAACCACGGTAGTTTCAAGCACCGGTGCGACATTGGAAAAAGCACTGACCGCAGGACTTGCAGAGAATGAACGCATGAGTAAATTCGGGTTCCTACAGTCGGAACTTGATGTCGTAAAGAAAAATATCGCTGCCGGTAATGAGCAACGCCTGAAAGAAAAAGATAAAACACCTTCTTCCAGCTTTGTTCAGAAATACCTGAACAACTTCCTGGAAGGAAGCAGCATCGCATCCACAGAATATGCTTATGAATTAACGAACAAAACTTTGTCGCAAATTACATTGGCAGAAGTAAATGCCCTTGCAAAAACATTGATCACGAAAGAAAACCGCATCATCGTCGTTCAGGCTCCGGAAAAAGACAAAGCAACACTTCCTACAGAGGCGCAATTACTTGCTGCTTTACAAAATGCAGGTAAGGGTATAACTGCTTATGTAGACAATTCTGTAAATAAGCCGCTCTTAGAGAAAAAACCTACCGCAGGTAAAATCCTTACCGAAAAGAAAGTTGAGGTCATAGGCGCCACCGAATTGACGCTGAGCAATGGAATAAAAGTAATATTAAAGCCTACTGATTTCAAAAATGATCAAATCATTTTCAGCTCTTTCTCTAAAGGAGGAACCTCTTTAGCCGGAAATGACGATTATCAATCTGCAGAAATGGTGAGTTTGATCAGCCAAAGTGGCGTTGGAGAATTTAATCCTACACAACTCAACAAGTTACTTGCAGGAAACACAGGAAGTGCCGGTTCTTATGTAAGTGAACTATATCAGGGTTTCAGTGGCAGTGCTGCTCCAAGAGACCTGGAAACAGCTTTCCAATTGGTTTATGCTTATGCGACCAACCCGAGAAAAGATGTAGACATCTTTAACAAGAACATCAGCGACTATAAAGTGGTCCTGGCCAACAAAAGCGCCAGCCCTTCCAGCGTATTTGCAGATACGGTACAGGCAGTACTGGCTTCCTACAATAAACGCGGAATGCCGACTACCCTTGCTGATCTGGACAAGATCTCCCTGGACAAAGCATTCGCTTTCTATAAAGACCGCTTTGCGGACCTTGGGGAACAAACCTTTGTCTTCGTTGGTAATTTTGAAGTCGACAAGCTAAAGCCATTAATTGAAACTTATATTGCCAGCCTCCCTACGGCCAATAAAAAACAGAATTTTGTAGACAATGGGGTCAATCCTCCGGTAGGAAAGATCAGCAAAACAGTATACAAAGGACTGGAAGATAAAGCCGCAGTAGAATTATACCTGCATGGCGATTACGACTATACTCCGGAAAACAATGTACAGCTGGAAGCCCTTAAAGCAGCCCTGGAAATTAAAATCCTGGAACGTCTGCGTGAGAAAGAAAGTGGCGTTTACAGCCCGAATGTTGGCCTGAGTGTGAACAAACTCCCTAAAGCACATTACTATTTCACGATCTCCTTTAGCTGTGCAACAGCAAACGTAGAAAAACTGATTGCTGCAGCTTTAGATGAAGTAGAGAAAATTAAGGGCAGCGGAGCAACCACCGACGACATTAAGAAGTTTAAATCTGAAGAACAACGTCAGATGGAACTGAGCCTTAGAAACAACAACTACTGGTTGAACTACATCAGCAGCTGCCTGAAAAACGGGGAAGACCTGGGCTTATTTTTACAGGAAAAACAAATGATAGAAAAGGTAACCGTAGAAAGTACCAAAGCAACAGCAGAAAAATACCTGAACGAAGACAATTACATTCGTTTTGTATTGATGCCACAGAAATAA
- a CDS encoding DUF5009 domain-containing protein, with protein MTSSPSLQDAPVRLLSLDFFRGATVAAMILVNNPGDWGNIYAPLEHANWNGCTPTDLIFPFFLFIVGVSIAYAMGSKKTDPATHQKTILKAVKRALTLFALGLFLSLFPKVFTDPIAAFQHVRIPGVLQRIAIVFLISSIIFLKTSEKNIFRIMIILLAGYWAVMTFIPVPGVGYANLEKETNLGAWIDRGLLTEAHLWKSSKTWDPEGLLSTIPAIATGLFGVLVGVYLKRKDLEAATKIAWLFSAGCLAVALGLIWDLQFPINKQLWTSSFVLYTGGLATVILALCYWIIDIQQYNRFTKPFVVYGVNAITVFFLSGLIPRILHMIKLNQPDGSQIDLQAWLYSGFTASFSPVNASLAWAVTFILFWLVILWVMYIKKIIIKV; from the coding sequence ATGACCTCTTCTCCAAGCCTGCAGGATGCCCCTGTCAGATTACTGTCTCTAGATTTTTTTAGGGGTGCAACCGTTGCAGCCATGATCCTGGTGAACAATCCCGGAGACTGGGGGAATATATATGCGCCTTTAGAACACGCCAACTGGAATGGCTGTACACCAACAGACCTGATTTTTCCGTTTTTCCTGTTTATCGTAGGGGTTTCCATTGCTTATGCCATGGGCAGTAAGAAAACAGATCCGGCCACACATCAAAAGACAATTCTCAAAGCAGTAAAAAGAGCACTGACCTTATTTGCCCTGGGTTTATTCCTTTCCTTATTCCCAAAAGTATTTACCGACCCGATAGCCGCCTTCCAACATGTCCGCATTCCGGGCGTATTACAACGCATCGCGATCGTTTTCCTGATCTCTTCCATTATCTTTTTGAAGACCTCTGAAAAAAACATCTTTAGAATCATGATCATTCTCCTGGCGGGATACTGGGCAGTCATGACCTTTATCCCTGTCCCAGGTGTAGGATATGCAAATCTGGAGAAAGAAACAAATTTAGGCGCATGGATAGACCGTGGTCTCCTTACCGAAGCACACCTCTGGAAATCTTCAAAAACATGGGACCCTGAAGGATTACTGAGTACCATTCCGGCAATTGCGACCGGCTTATTCGGAGTTCTTGTTGGCGTTTACCTGAAACGTAAAGACCTTGAGGCCGCCACCAAAATAGCCTGGTTATTTTCCGCAGGATGCCTTGCTGTTGCCCTCGGACTCATTTGGGACTTACAGTTCCCCATCAACAAACAACTCTGGACCAGCTCATTTGTATTGTATACCGGTGGCCTGGCAACGGTAATTCTCGCGCTATGCTACTGGATCATAGACATCCAGCAATACAACCGATTCACCAAACCCTTTGTCGTTTATGGCGTCAATGCCATTACCGTATTTTTCCTTTCCGGCTTAATCCCACGCATCCTGCACATGATTAAACTAAATCAGCCTGACGGAAGCCAGATTGATCTTCAGGCCTGGTTATATTCCGGTTTTACCGCCAGCTTTTCACCGGTCAACGCCTCTCTGGCCTGGGCGGTTACCTTTATTCTCTTCTGGTTGGTGATTCTTTGGGTGATGTACATCAAGAAAATCATTATAAAAGTTTAA
- the nagB gene encoding glucosamine-6-phosphate deaminase — protein MARLNLLEETRFEKLPVSVFENPKAASLSVAHRIGDLIKEKQKNNSKAVLGLATGATPIAVYAELVRMHKEEGLSFKNVITFNLDEYYPMQPDAAQSYVSFMNEHLFDHIDIDKNNVNIPDGTLKLEDIPAFCLNYEKKITEVGGLDIQILGIGRTGHIGFNEPGSAPNSGTRLVTLDDLTRRDAARDFGGKSFVPTKAITMGIGTIFKAREIILMAWNKKKASIIKKAVEGEISSEVPATYLQLSDHVEFILDQDAASQLTRFDTPWLVKDCVWDDVLTRKAVIWLANTLSKPILKLTEDDFNNNGMAQLAVEKGPVYNINIHIFNKLQHTITGWPGGKPNADDSQRPERAEPAKKRVVIFSPHPDDDVISMGGTFIRLVDQKHDVHVAYQTSGNTAVWDDDALRFVEFNIDFSEKMGMGQQGMKDLYQNMRKFIEKKQPNQVDTPEIQSVKGLIRKGEAIAGARYCGLEDDHIHFMALPFYESGKNQKNPVTEKDIELTMELLQKIKPEQVFAAGDFEDPHGTHIVCFNIILAALQRLAKTESWVKDCWLWLYRGAWLEFETYEIEMAVPLSPQEVERKKFAIFKHQSQKDRAVFPGDDAREFWERAEDRNRETAQAYDNLGLAEYEAMEAFVRYKF, from the coding sequence ATGGCAAGATTAAATCTTCTGGAAGAAACGCGCTTTGAAAAACTGCCCGTTTCTGTCTTTGAAAATCCTAAAGCAGCATCTTTAAGTGTTGCTCACCGCATCGGGGACCTTATTAAAGAAAAACAAAAGAACAATTCCAAGGCTGTCTTAGGCCTAGCTACCGGAGCTACACCAATAGCGGTGTACGCGGAATTAGTTAGAATGCATAAGGAAGAAGGTTTGAGCTTTAAAAACGTAATCACGTTCAATCTCGACGAGTACTACCCTATGCAACCAGATGCTGCACAGAGCTATGTATCTTTCATGAATGAGCATTTGTTTGATCATATCGATATTGATAAAAACAATGTTAACATTCCTGATGGAACACTAAAACTGGAAGATATTCCTGCTTTCTGTCTGAACTACGAAAAGAAAATCACTGAAGTAGGTGGATTAGACATCCAGATTCTGGGTATCGGTCGTACTGGTCACATTGGTTTCAATGAGCCGGGATCAGCACCAAACTCAGGAACACGTTTGGTAACCCTGGATGATCTGACAAGAAGAGATGCAGCCAGAGATTTCGGTGGTAAATCTTTTGTTCCGACAAAAGCCATTACCATGGGTATCGGTACCATTTTCAAAGCCCGTGAAATCATCCTGATGGCATGGAACAAGAAGAAAGCGTCCATCATCAAAAAAGCAGTAGAAGGCGAAATCTCAAGTGAAGTTCCGGCTACTTACTTACAATTATCTGATCATGTTGAGTTTATTCTAGATCAGGATGCAGCTTCTCAACTGACCCGTTTTGATACACCATGGTTGGTAAAAGATTGTGTATGGGACGACGTACTCACCAGAAAAGCAGTAATCTGGCTGGCAAACACACTCAGCAAACCGATCCTTAAACTTACTGAAGACGACTTCAATAACAATGGCATGGCTCAGCTGGCTGTTGAAAAAGGCCCTGTATACAACATCAACATTCATATTTTCAATAAATTACAACATACCATCACCGGATGGCCGGGAGGTAAACCAAACGCAGATGATTCTCAAAGACCTGAGCGTGCGGAACCTGCGAAAAAACGTGTGGTGATCTTCTCTCCACACCCTGATGATGATGTGATCTCTATGGGGGGTACTTTTATCCGCCTGGTAGATCAGAAACATGATGTACATGTTGCTTATCAAACTTCCGGAAATACAGCAGTATGGGATGATGATGCACTTCGATTCGTAGAATTCAACATCGATTTCTCTGAAAAAATGGGAATGGGCCAACAGGGAATGAAAGACCTGTACCAGAACATGCGTAAGTTCATCGAAAAGAAACAGCCTAACCAGGTAGATACTCCGGAGATCCAATCCGTAAAAGGACTGATCAGAAAAGGAGAAGCAATTGCTGGCGCAAGGTATTGCGGATTAGAAGATGATCATATCCATTTCATGGCACTTCCTTTCTATGAAAGTGGTAAAAACCAGAAAAATCCGGTTACAGAGAAAGATATCGAACTGACCATGGAGCTGTTACAAAAGATCAAACCAGAGCAGGTATTTGCTGCCGGAGATTTTGAAGATCCACATGGTACACACATCGTATGTTTTAACATCATCTTAGCTGCTTTGCAAAGATTGGCAAAAACAGAAAGCTGGGTGAAAGATTGCTGGTTATGGTTATACCGTGGTGCATGGTTGGAGTTTGAGACCTATGAGATCGAAATGGCTGTTCCATTGAGTCCGCAGGAAGTAGAGCGCAAGAAATTCGCCATCTTTAAACACCAATCGCAAAAAGACCGCGCCGTATTCCCTGGTGATGATGCAAGGGAATTCTGGGAAAGAGCTGAAGACAGAAACAGAGAAACTGCCCAGGCTTACGACAACCTGGGATTAGCTGAATATGAGGCGATGGAAGCCTTTGTTCGTTACAAGTTTTAA
- a CDS encoding anhydro-N-acetylmuramic acid kinase — protein sequence MNSNWKRIFQILEKQERLIIGLMSGTSLDGLDIALCAIQGKGAETKVRVLEFSTIPYDNALKAEVKSIFSRRDADLQMVCLMNEKIGLLHAELILAALKSWGRKPEEVDVIASHGQTIFHAPASLHGLSAYPNATLQIGDGDHIAVKTGIITISDFRQKHIAAGGEGAPLAVYGDYLLFSKKGEDRIMLNIGGIANFTYLPADNDASKVFSTDVGPGNTLMDQFIQKHYEGLYFDENAAIASTGEVNADLLTALMQAAFLSADFPKTTGPELFNLSYLEEAQERSGTKGLRNEDILATLCRFSATVIVAAVEKCFGQAETPSIFMSGGGMHNPLLVAALRNGLPKAAFYTTDDLDINPDAKEAVLFAVLANETLVGEQTNFGNREGVPSVTMGKICLPE from the coding sequence ATGAATTCAAACTGGAAAAGAATATTTCAAATACTGGAAAAGCAGGAACGCCTGATCATCGGATTAATGTCGGGAACCTCATTAGACGGTCTGGATATCGCGCTTTGCGCTATTCAGGGCAAGGGGGCGGAAACGAAGGTCAGGGTACTGGAGTTTAGCACCATTCCTTACGACAATGCTTTAAAAGCAGAAGTGAAATCTATTTTTTCCAGGAGAGATGCAGATTTGCAAATGGTCTGTCTGATGAATGAAAAGATTGGATTGCTTCACGCAGAGCTGATTTTGGCGGCGCTGAAATCCTGGGGAAGAAAGCCTGAAGAGGTGGATGTCATCGCCAGTCACGGGCAAACGATTTTCCATGCTCCGGCATCATTGCATGGCCTGTCTGCTTATCCAAATGCCACTCTTCAAATTGGAGATGGAGATCATATTGCGGTTAAGACCGGCATCATCACCATTAGTGATTTTCGACAAAAACACATCGCTGCGGGTGGAGAAGGTGCTCCTTTGGCTGTTTATGGGGATTATTTATTGTTCTCCAAAAAAGGGGAAGACCGCATTATGCTGAACATCGGAGGCATTGCCAATTTCACCTACCTGCCGGCAGATAACGATGCTTCGAAGGTATTCTCTACTGATGTCGGACCAGGCAATACGCTGATGGACCAGTTTATTCAAAAACATTATGAAGGCTTGTATTTCGATGAAAACGCAGCAATTGCAAGTACCGGGGAGGTAAATGCAGATTTGCTCACAGCGTTGATGCAGGCTGCGTTTTTAAGTGCAGATTTTCCAAAAACAACAGGTCCGGAACTTTTCAATCTTTCTTATCTCGAGGAGGCCCAGGAAAGGTCCGGAACGAAAGGACTGCGCAACGAGGATATTCTGGCTACTTTATGTCGTTTTTCTGCGACAGTGATTGTGGCTGCGGTAGAGAAATGTTTCGGTCAGGCTGAAACACCTTCGATATTTATGAGTGGAGGCGGGATGCACAATCCTTTGTTGGTCGCGGCCCTGAGGAATGGCTTGCCAAAGGCAGCATTTTATACCACAGACGATCTGGACATCAATCCCGATGCAAAAGAGGCCGTGCTTTTTGCTGTTCTTGCTAATGAAACGCTTGTGGGAGAGCAAACTAACTTCGGAAACCGGGAAGGAGTACCTTCGGTTACGATGGGGAAAATTTGTTTGCCGGAATAG
- a CDS encoding SusC/RagA family TonB-linked outer membrane protein, with protein MKKLYVFGFSRNLLAFWLPIFLILFSQVAYAQNKRYILTGKVTEGTAGQGIPGVVVKIQNTKFAAATNGDGKFSLPADLPAGTYQVVFSSIGYRSQQKSITFGEKTELVINGELATDNIGLDEVIVTGTSQGTTRKQMGSYVSTVKGDDLNKAPSGNVLSSLQGKTAGAQISQNSGDPAGGMSVRLRGVSSINSSSEPLYIIDGVIVNNSTTRVTNTSANYDGGNNSGSAVGQNGNFVGSIGQNRMVDISPNDIERIEVLNGAAAAAIYGSRANSGVVQIFTKRGKSGTPVLSFSSSISSSKLRKQIEVNQSPTKFGGSVDAATQDVIQLVGDPPALSTEKTNVTRYNYQDYIFQSALGTDNAVSLSGGNDNTKFYTSAGYFSNQGIIKNTNFKRYNFRANVDQKIADWAKLTVGFNYVHSDADEKPDGNSFFSPMNSVTIIGNFHDLFTRDVFGNLKAVGERGRVNPVSVIEDIKQRQFTNRIMANTGLKLTPVKNLSIDYTMGVDNTIQNGTTLIPPFAYNVSTGFYGGGAAQTPALNGYASAANATTTMFNNELNFTYDSKIAEGLLSTTQLGGSFQYQKDLYSLLNGRGLAPFIETVNAASTVLPNSDRRSEFTIMGAYLQQNFKYRDHLFVTGALRVDQSSVFGVKHRTQEYLKANVSYVLSSADYWKNLGVSKWWTAFKVRAAYGESGNLTGIGAYDRFNEYASNPLLQQGAFVSSATLANENVKPERQRELEIGTDMAFFNNRLGLTFNWYNKKVKDLLIPVVISPTIGYSSLLDNNGALENKGIELMLTGMPISEENFKWNTTFIFNRNRNKAVGTGGLRLISTNPGAPVAIIDGQPIGVFYGTFFARNADGSLLKNAAGIPQLEAGIQNSATSYTPQRDANGMPTGTTLRKVIGNPNPDYTLSFVNDFTYKKLSLHVQLDAVRGSDVWNADWRTRQGVGSGKVAEQEQMGLLPRGYVAGVYATEEWRIDNGSFVKLREVALSYNVGKVKFINDLTINLSGRNLVSWDKYKGYDPELNSGGQSTILRNIDFGSVPIPRSFTLGVQVKF; from the coding sequence ATGAAAAAACTTTACGTTTTTGGTTTCTCCAGAAACCTGTTGGCTTTCTGGTTACCAATTTTTCTAATCCTGTTTAGCCAGGTTGCCTACGCGCAGAACAAGCGGTACATTTTAACCGGCAAAGTCACAGAAGGGACTGCGGGCCAGGGGATCCCCGGCGTTGTGGTCAAGATACAAAATACGAAATTCGCGGCTGCGACGAATGGAGATGGGAAATTTAGCCTGCCTGCAGATCTCCCGGCAGGAACCTATCAGGTTGTTTTCTCTTCCATAGGTTACCGGTCACAACAAAAAAGCATCACCTTCGGGGAAAAAACTGAGCTTGTGATCAATGGGGAGCTGGCTACAGACAACATTGGCCTTGATGAAGTGATTGTTACCGGAACTTCGCAAGGAACGACGAGGAAGCAGATGGGAAGTTACGTCAGCACGGTTAAAGGTGATGATCTGAATAAAGCACCTAGTGGGAACGTACTTTCCTCTTTGCAGGGAAAAACAGCCGGAGCGCAGATTAGTCAGAATTCCGGAGATCCTGCAGGGGGAATGTCAGTAAGGTTGCGTGGGGTAAGTTCCATCAACTCTTCTTCAGAGCCTTTGTACATCATTGATGGTGTGATCGTGAATAACTCGACTACCCGTGTCACGAATACCTCCGCAAATTATGACGGTGGTAACAATTCCGGAAGTGCTGTTGGGCAAAATGGAAATTTTGTGGGCAGTATCGGCCAGAACAGAATGGTCGATATCAGTCCTAATGATATTGAACGGATTGAGGTTTTAAACGGTGCTGCAGCAGCAGCTATTTATGGTTCCAGAGCAAATTCAGGAGTAGTGCAGATTTTTACCAAGCGAGGTAAGAGTGGTACTCCGGTACTGAGTTTTTCTTCCAGCATCAGCTCCAGCAAATTGCGTAAACAAATAGAAGTAAACCAGTCGCCGACTAAATTTGGCGGTTCTGTGGATGCTGCGACTCAGGATGTGATCCAATTGGTGGGGGATCCTCCGGCTTTGTCAACCGAAAAAACCAATGTTACGAGATATAATTATCAGGATTATATTTTTCAGTCTGCATTAGGGACTGATAATGCGGTTTCCTTATCAGGGGGAAATGACAATACGAAGTTTTATACTTCTGCGGGCTATTTTTCAAATCAGGGGATCATTAAGAATACCAATTTTAAGCGGTATAATTTCCGTGCGAACGTAGATCAGAAGATTGCTGACTGGGCAAAATTAACCGTAGGATTTAACTATGTGCACAGTGATGCAGATGAGAAACCGGATGGGAACTCCTTTTTCTCTCCTATGAACTCCGTTACCATTATCGGTAACTTTCATGATCTTTTTACCAGAGACGTTTTTGGAAATCTTAAAGCTGTTGGTGAGCGGGGCAGGGTAAATCCTGTTTCTGTAATTGAAGACATCAAGCAGCGCCAATTTACCAACCGCATTATGGCCAATACAGGATTGAAGCTGACTCCGGTAAAAAACTTAAGTATTGATTATACGATGGGTGTAGACAATACCATTCAGAATGGAACGACACTTATACCTCCTTTTGCCTACAATGTGAGTACAGGCTTTTATGGAGGAGGAGCTGCACAGACTCCGGCATTGAATGGTTATGCCAGTGCTGCAAATGCGACCACCACCATGTTTAACAACGAATTGAACTTTACTTATGATTCCAAAATTGCTGAAGGTTTATTATCGACCACTCAGCTTGGGGGATCCTTTCAATACCAAAAAGATCTGTATTCTTTACTAAACGGCCGTGGTTTGGCCCCTTTCATTGAAACAGTAAATGCCGCAAGTACGGTTCTTCCCAATAGTGATCGCAGGTCTGAATTTACCATTATGGGGGCTTATTTACAGCAAAATTTCAAATACAGAGACCATTTGTTTGTAACTGGAGCGCTAAGAGTGGATCAATCATCCGTATTTGGCGTGAAACACAGGACACAAGAATACCTGAAAGCGAATGTCAGTTATGTGCTTTCTTCTGCTGATTACTGGAAAAATCTGGGTGTATCCAAATGGTGGACTGCTTTTAAAGTAAGGGCTGCTTATGGAGAATCGGGTAATTTAACCGGAATTGGTGCATATGATCGTTTTAATGAATATGCTTCCAATCCGCTATTGCAACAGGGCGCTTTCGTGTCTAGTGCGACTTTGGCCAATGAAAATGTAAAACCTGAGCGCCAGCGGGAATTGGAAATCGGAACGGATATGGCTTTTTTCAACAACCGTTTGGGCCTGACTTTTAACTGGTACAACAAGAAAGTGAAAGACTTGTTGATTCCCGTGGTGATTTCGCCTACCATTGGTTATTCCAGCTTATTGGATAACAACGGGGCATTAGAGAACAAAGGGATAGAATTAATGCTGACCGGTATGCCCATTTCTGAAGAAAATTTCAAATGGAATACCACTTTTATATTCAATAGAAATAGAAATAAGGCAGTGGGGACAGGTGGGTTGAGGTTGATTTCTACTAATCCCGGAGCGCCTGTTGCCATTATTGACGGACAGCCTATCGGTGTTTTTTACGGCACTTTCTTCGCAAGGAATGCAGATGGAAGTCTGCTGAAAAATGCTGCGGGGATTCCTCAGCTGGAGGCTGGAATTCAGAATTCAGCGACCAGTTATACCCCTCAGCGAGATGCCAATGGTATGCCTACGGGAACGACATTGCGAAAAGTGATCGGTAATCCGAATCCGGATTATACGTTGTCGTTCGTGAATGACTTTACCTATAAAAAACTGAGCCTTCATGTTCAGCTGGACGCTGTCCGGGGTTCAGATGTCTGGAATGCGGATTGGCGGACACGTCAGGGAGTTGGAAGTGGTAAGGTTGCAGAGCAGGAACAGATGGGATTGTTACCAAGAGGTTATGTTGCCGGCGTATATGCAACGGAAGAATGGCGGATAGACAATGGCTCTTTTGTTAAGCTGCGGGAAGTAGCCCTTAGTTACAATGTGGGTAAGGTGAAGTTTATTAACGACTTAACCATCAACCTAAGCGGCAGAAATCTTGTTTCATGGGACAAATATAAAGGCTATGATCCAGAGTTAAACTCAGGAGGGCAGTCGACCATTCTTCGTAACATTGACTTCGGGTCAGTGCCGATTCCGCGTAGTTTTACCTTAGGTGTACAGGTTAAGTTTTAA